From the genome of Tistrella bauzanensis:
CAGTCAGGCCGGCGGGGCCGGATCCCAGGATCAGAACCTTGCTGTGATGGGTGGCGCTCATGACGATCGGCTTTCCTGGCTGGCGAACGCTGGACGCAGGCCTTCGGGTTTTGCGCCCTGCGGCTCGCGGTCCCTGGTGGATGGACAGGTGGCGCCCCTGGCATCTGCCCGTCGCAGGCTGTGGCAGGGGGCACGGACACTAGCGGGATCGGGCGTATCGGGCCAGCTTTTTGCGCAAGGGCCGGCTTTTGAGCAAGGGCCGGGCAATACGCCGCAGTTGGGGTTAACGGGGCGCGGACCGCGCGACCAGCCGGCGAACCGCCGTGGCCACCACCGCCGCATCCTGCAACGGGGTATAGCGCCACATTGTTTCACCCGCGGCCATGAAATCCGCGTTCAGCGGCCGTGCGGCACCCTGTGCATAAAGCGCCCGGTGCAGCCGTGCCTCTTTCGATGTGCCGCCGCCGGGCGCGAAGATCGCGACCGGCCGGCCGGTGCTGGCGGCTTCAGATGCCATCGACATGCTGTCGCCGGTGACGACGATCAGGTCCGCCAGCCCCAGAATGCCGAAATAGGGATTGTCGCCGCCCTTTGCCACATCATGCAGCCAGTATCGGCAGGGGGCGAGGCTCGCATCAAGCGCGGCGGTGACGGCGTCGCCGGTTCGGCGGCTGTTGGTGGCGATCACCGAGCCGCCGGTGCGGCGGGCCAGTTCGGCCACCATCGTCCCCAACCGCCGGGCATCATCGGTTGTGAACGGCGCGCGTTTGGTGCTGCCGCCGACCAGCAGCCCGATCCGTGGCCCGGCGCCGGCCACGAGACCCGTGGCGGCGACCCGGTGGGTCCAGCCGACGGCGGCGGCCCGAAGCTTTGCCGGCGTCACGCGATTGGGCGCGCCCAGGGTGACGATGACCCGCGGGTCGGCCGGGTGGCGGGTCGCCGCGCGGTCATGCGCGGGCACCGCGATCAGGTCGAGGCCGCCGGTCGGTCTGCCCGGCCACATGATCTGGAGCGCCACCATCATCGGATGGCGCTGCTTCAGCCGCCGGAGCGCCGGCGTGGCGCGACGGCCAGCGGCGATCGCCACATCGGGCGGGGCGCCTGCGTCCAGTGCGGTGGCGGCGGCTGCGGTCAGCCCGGTCGTTGACCGGCCGCGCAGCCAGTTGGGCAGGCGCACCAGCCGGTCATAGGCGAGGCGGGTTTCCTCGATCGGCCAGTCCAGTGCCTCAGCGACGCCCAGCACCTGGGCATTGTTGCCGGCGCGATCATCGGTCAGCACGCGGATCAGCGGCGGATGGGCGCCGTGGCGTGAAGGCGGGTTTCGGGGCATCGGATCTCGCGAGTGGCGGGCGGTTGGCATCTGGCCGGGGTATGTCATTGCCCGCAGGCGGCCGTGAAAGATCGTTTCGTGCTTGAGAGGGCTTCAGGGGGACTATAAAGTCCGCGGCGCCGGAACGGAACCGCTTCGCCGCGCGGGCCGCGCCTGGCGGCCGCGCCCACAACCGCCGCTGGTTCCGACCGGGTGAAGAACATCGCATGGCTCATGAAACGCGACAGAACTGAAAACTGTCGCTATGGGTCCGGGTAATATTGCTATAGACTGCCCAGCGATCGCGGGTGCCGGCCGCGCACCGGCCCGTGACGGGGGAAGGGAGTCAGCGAGACCATGCCGCGGGTAAAACTCGATACAATCGACCGGAAGATCCTGGCGGATCTTCAGTCGGACGGCCGGATCACCAATGTAGAACTGGCCCGCCGGGCCGGAATATCGGCGCCGCCCTGCCTGAGGCGCGTCAGGGCGCTTGAAGAAGCAGGCTTTGTGCGTGGCTATCGCGCGGAACTCGATCCTGAGCATCTGGGCTTTTCGGTCACGGTCTTCGCCCGGGTTGGCCTTGAGAGCCAGGCCGATCTGGACCTGAAGAAGTTCGAGGCGCTGGTCGGCAGTTGGCCGGAAGTCCGTGAATGCTACATGCTGGCGGGTGAGACCGATTTCCTGCTCAAGATCGTGTCGAAGGACTGGGACGCCTATCAGCGCTTCCTGACCACCAAGCTGACGGCAGCGCCGCCGGTGCGCCATGTCCGCACCTCTCTGACCATCCGCACCTCGAAATACGAGCCGGGTGTGCCGATCGAGTTGCTGGAAGCCGTGGACCCGTCCGACCACGACGACGACTGAGCGGCACGGCGCGGTGCCGCTTGCGCCGGTGCTCTGCAAAATCCGCAGGCCCCTGGGGGCGGGGGCGGCGGTTGTGGAGCCATCGGGAATATGGTTCGGTGCATTGAACCCATGCGGCCGCTTTCGGGTGAAAGCGGCCGTTTTCAGTTCAGGCGGGGCGACCTTGCCTTGAACCGTGCCGATCCGGGCCTCGACAGCCGATCTATGGCCGCTGCCGGACGACACCTGCGTCCCGGATATGTGCCCCCCGTGCCTCAATCACTCCGCCTGCGTGTTACCCATCCGCTCATCCGCGGCCTGGCGCCAGCCCGGCCGGCCCGGCATCCGGCCGCACCGGATCCGCGGCCATGATCCGGATGCTGCGCTGGCTGCTGCTGCCCGCAGCCTCGCTGCCGGTCACGGCGGCGATGTTCGCCATCGATCTGCCGGCGGCCCTGCTGCTGGGGCCGATGGTTGCCGGCATCGCGCTTGCCCTTGGCGGTATCGGCCTGAAGATGCCACGCATCGGCTTTCTTGCCGCGCAATCGGTGCTGGGCTGCATGATCGCGGGCTCGGTCACCCCCGATATCCTGGTGACCTTCATCCACGACTGGCCGCTGTTTCTGGGCGTGGTGATCTCGACCATCCTGCTCAGCGGCGCCATCGGCTGGCTGATCGCGCGCAATCACATCCTGCCAGGCACCACGGGGGTCTGGGGATCGTCGGCCGGCGCCGCCTCGGCGATGGTGGTCATGGCGGAAGCCTTCGGCGCCGATGCCCGGCTGGTGGCGTTCATGCAGTATCTGCGGGTGCTGTGCGTGGCCTTCGCGGCCGCCATGCTGGCGCATTTCTGGCTGCAGACCACCGGTGACGGCAATGTCCATCCGCCGATCGTCTGGTTTCCCGCGATCGACCCCACGGCCTTTGCCGAGACGCTGGCCCTGGTGCTGGCCGGGGTTGTGGCCGGGCGGCTGATCCCGCTGCCGGCGGCCGGCCTGCTGGTGCCGATGCTGGGCGGCGCGGTGCTGTCGTCGGCAGGTGTCATCACCCTGCAACTGCCGGAATGGCTGCTGGCATCCAGTTATGCGGTGCTGGCCTGGAGCGTCGGCCTGGGCTTCACGCGCGGGGTGCTGCTGCATGCCCTGCGCGCGCTGCCGACCATTCTGGCATCGATCGCGGTGCTGATCGGCTTCTGCGCCGGGCTCGCCTGGATGCTGACCGCGGTGCTGGGCATAGACCCGCTGACGGCTTATCTCGCCACCAGCCCCGGCGGGCTCGATACGGTCGCGATCATCGCCGCCTCCAGCCGCGGGGTGGATCTGTCATTCGTGATGGCGTTGCAGACCCTGCGCTTCTTCCTGGTCGTGCTGCTGGGGCCGCCGATGGCCCGCTTCGTGGCCCGGCGGCTGGGGCCCGATCAGCCGGATGTGCCGGCCTGAGTGCCGGCCCGACATACGACATATACGACCTACGACAGACGACAGACGACAGACGACAGACGACAGACGAAAGCGGCCGGCGGATCATCGTGATCCGCCGGCCGCTTTCAGTGGTGGCTTTCGGCGCTGCCGCCCGATGGTCAGAAACGCACCGCCAGGATTTCATAGGACCGCCGCCCCTTGGGGGTGGCGACCTCGACGGTTTCGCCAGCGGCCTTGTTGATCAGGGCGCGGGCCATCGGCGAGGTCACGGAAATCCGGCCGATCTTCAGGTCGGCTTCATCGACGCCGACGATCTGGTAGCTGGTTTCCTCGTCGGTCTCTTCGTCGACCACCTTCACGGTGGCTCCGAACTTGACCCGGTCGCCCGAAAGCTTGGTGGGATCGATGACCTCCGACCGCGAAAGCTTGTCCTCAAGCTCGCCGATCCGGCCTTCGATAAAACTCTGGCGGTCGCGTGCGGCATGATATTCCGCATTCTCGGACAGATCGCCATGCGCGCGGGCTTCGGCGATCGCACTGATCACGTCCGGCCGCGCCACCGTCTTCAGATGCTTGAGTTCGGCAGTCAGTCGGTCGAAGCCTTCCAACGTCATGGGAACTTTTTCCATAGGTATGACGCTTTCCACGTTGGTCGTCGGACGGGCGGCGATCGTCGAGGGGAATGCCGTTCCGCGATAGGTTCTGGACTGTGCGGCGCCATCCGGCCTCGGGGCCCGCGACGGATCATCGCGACACCGGATGCCGGGTATGTTGCAGCACGACAATAGGAACACATGCGGGGCCGATTTTCATCGGCCCCGCATGTCATCAGCCGTTTTTCAGCGACCGTCCTAGGCAGAATAGGATTGCAGGGACCGGACTTCAAGCGTGCCGGCCCGGATTGCCGCAATCGCGAGAACCACCGCCCGGCAACCCGCCACCGTGGTGAAGTAGGGAACCTTGTTCATCAGGGTTTCGCGGCGCAGCGAATAGCTGTCGGAAATCGCCTGCGATCCGGCGGTGGTGTTGAACACCATGTCGATCCGCCGGTCCTTGATCTGGTCGATGATGTTCGGCCGGCCCTCATGAGCCTTCTTGGCGATCTCGACCGCGATGCCGGCATCGGTCAGCACCCGTGCGGTGCCGCGCGAGGCCACGATGTCGAAGCCCTGAGCATTCAGGCCGCGGGCGATCTCGACCATGGCCGCCTTGTCGTCGTCGCGCACCGACACGAACACCCGGCCCGCGGTCGGCAGGCGCACGCCCGCCGCCAGCTGCGCCTTGGCGAAGCTGCGGCCGAAATCGGTGTCGAGGCCCATGACTTCGCCGGTCGACTTCATCTCGGGGCCCAGCAGGATGTCGACACCGGGGAAGCGGGCGAAGGGGAAGACCGCTTCCTTGATCGCGATATGCCCGCGCGAGTGCTGGGTCAGGTCGAAGGCGTCGAGCTTTTCGCCGGCCATCACCCGTGCCGCGATCTTGGCGATCGGATGACCGATGGCCTTGGCGACGAAGGGCACCGTGCGGCTGGCGCGCGGATTGACTTCAAGGATATAGATCTCGCGATCCTTGACGGCGAACTGCACGTTCATCAACCCGATCACGCCCAGCTTCAGCGCCATGGCTTCGGTCTGACGGCCGATCTCGGCGATGATCTCGTCGCTCAGCGAATAGGGCGGCAATGTGCAGGCGCTGTCGCCGGAATGGACGCCGGCTTCCTCGATATGTTCCATGATGCCGGCGACCACGACCCGCTCGCCATCGCAGAGCGCGTCGACATCCACCTCGATCGCATCGGTCAGGAAGCGGTCGAGCAGCACCGGCTTGTTGCCGAATTCCCGCACCGTCCGGCGCATATACGACGACAGGCCGGCCATGTCGTGGACGATTTCCATCGCCCGGCCGCCCAGAACGTAAGACGGCCGCGCGACCAGCGGAAAGCCGATGCGCTGGGCGATCGCCAGGGCCTCGTCCTCGCTGTGGCAGGTGTCGTTGGCCGGCTGCTTCAGGCCCAGATCGTTCAGCAGTTTCTGGAAGCGGCGACGATCCTCGGCCAGATCGATCGCATCGGGCGAGGTGCCCAGGATCGGCACCTGGGCCTTTTCCAGCGGCTCGGCCAGCTTCAGCGGCGTCTGACCGCCATACTGCACGATCACACCCTTGAGCGTGCCGTTACGGGTCTCCACCCACACCAGTTCCAGCACGTCCTCGACCGTCAGCGGCTCGAAATACAGCCGGTCGGAGGTGTCGTAGTCGGTCGACACCGTCTCGGGGTTGCAGTTGACCATAATCGTCTCATAGCCGGCCTCGCTGAGCGCATAGGCGGCATGGACGCAGCAATAGTCGAACTCGATCCCCTGGCCGATCCGGTTCGGTCCGCCACCCAGCACGATGATCTTGGTGCGGTCGGTGGGCTGGGCCTCGCATTCGACGGTGCCGTCGAAGGCCGGCAGTTCATAGGTCGAATACATATAGGGCGTGCGGGCCTCGAACTCGGCGGCGCAGGTATCCACCCGCTTGAACACCGGATGCACGCTGACCTTCCAGCGCCGGGCCCGGACGATCTCCTCGTCGAGACCGACCAGCTTCGCCAGCCTGGCGTCCGAAAAGCCCAGCGACTTCAGACGGCGCCAGCCGGCGGCATCAGACGGCAGGCCATCCTCGCGCACCTCGGCCTCGACCGCGACCAGGCCGGCCAGACGCTCGATGAACCACGGATCGTAATCGGATGCCTCGTGGATCTCCTCGGTCGTCAGGCCCGCGCGCAGCGCCTGGGCGATCACCAGCAGCCGGTCTGGGGTCGGCACCGCCAGGGCGGAGCGCACGGCCTCGACCTCGCTGGTGCCGGCGCCGCCGGCGATCTCGATCTCGTCGAGACCGGTCAGGCCGGTCTCCATCGAGCGCAGCGCCTTCTGCAGCGACTCCTCGAAGCAGCGGCCGATGGCCATCACCTCGCCCACCGCCTTCATCGAGGTGGAGAGCAGGCGCGCCGTGCCCGGGAACTTCTCGAAGGCGAAGCGCGGGATCTTGGTCACGACATAGTCGATGGTCGGCTCGAACGACGCCGGCGTCACGCCGGTGATGTCGTTCTGGACCTCGTCGAGCGTATAGCCCACCGCCAGCTTGGCCGCGACCTTGGCGATCGGAAAGCCGGTGGCCTTCGAGGCCAGCGCTGACGACCGCGACACCCGGGGGTTCATCTCGATCACGGCCATGCGGCCGGTTTCGGGGTCGATCGCGAACTGCACGTTCGACCCGCCGGTGTCGACGCCGATCTCGCGGAGAACCGCGAGCGAGGCGTCACGCATGATCTGGTATTCCTTGTCGGTCAGCGTCAGCGCCGGCGCCACAGTAATGCTGTCACCGGTATGCACGCCCATCGGGTCGATATTCTCGATCGAGCAGATGATGATGCAGTTGTCCGCATGGTCGCGGACCACCTCCATCTCGAATTCCTTCCAGCCGAGGACAGACTCCTCGACCAGAACCTCGTTCACCGGCGAGGCATCGAGGCCGCTGGCCACGATTTCTTCAAATTCCTGCCGGTTATAGGCAATGCCGCCACCGGTGCCGCCCAGCGTATAGGACGGGCGGATGATCGCCGGCAGGCCCACATACTCCATCGCCTCACGCGCCGCCTGCATGGTGCGGACCACGTGGCTGCGCGGGGTGGCCAGGCCGATGCGGTCCATGGCGTCGCGGAACAGCAGCCGGTCCTCGGCTTTCTCGATCGCCGCCTCATTGGCGCCGATCAGCTCGACGCCGTATTTCTTCAGCGTGCCGTCGCGGGACAGGGCAAGGGCCGTATTCAGCGCGGTCTGCCCGCCCATGGTCGGCAGCAGGGCGTCGGGACGCTCGGCCTCGATGACCTTGGCCACGATTTCAGGCGTGATCGGCTCGACATAGGTCGCATCGGCCAGCCCCGGATCGGTCATGATCGTGGCCGGGTTCGAATTGACCAGAATGATCCGGTAGCCTTCTTCCTTCAGCGCCTTACAGGCCTGGGTGCCCGAATAGTCGAATTCGCAGGCCTGACCGATGACGATGGGGCCGGCGCCGATCACCAGGATCGACTTGATATCGGTACGCTTAGGCATCGGTCTTGGTCTTCTCGATGAGGCGCGCGAAACGGTCGAAGAGGTAGTGGCTGTCCTTCGGTCCCGGCGAGGCTTCGGGATGGTACTGCACGGCGAAGACCGGCTTGTCGGTCAGTCGGAAGCCTTCCAGCGTGTCGTCGAACAGCGAGACATGGGTCACCTCGGCACCCTCGGGCAGCGAGGATGCCACCACCCGGAAGCCGTGGTTCTGCGAGGTGATTTCCACCTTGCCGGTGGTCAGATCCTTGACCGGCTGATTGGCGCCGCGATGACCGCGGGCCATCTTCTCGGTCCGGGCACCCACCGCCAGCGCCAGCAGCTGATGGCCCAGGCAGATGCCGAAGGTCGGCTTGCCGGTCTCGATCAACTGCCGGATCACCGGCACGGCGTATTCGCCGGTCGCCGCCGGATCGCCCGGGCCGTTCGACAGGAAGATGCCATCGGGGTTGTGGGCGAGGATGTCTTCTGCGGTCGCCGTCGCCGGCACCACCACCACCTCGGCACCGGTCCCGGCCAGGCAGCGCAGGATGTTGCGCTTGGCGCCGTAATCGACCGCCACCACCTTGAAGCGCGGGGCGTCCTGGCGGCCGAAGCCCTGGCCCAGAACCCAGGGGGTTTCCGACCAGGCATAGCTCTGCCGGCAGCTGACGGTGATGGCCAGGTCCAGGCCTTCCAGGCTCGGTGCGGCCTTCGCCGCCGCCTTCAGCGCCTCCAGATCCGCCGTGCCGGCATCGCCATGCCAGACCACCGCATTCTGCGGCCCCTGATCGCGCAGATGGCGGGTGACGCGGCGGGTATCGACCCCGGCGATGCCGATCAGCCCGTGCGAGGCGGTCCAGTCCTGAAGTCTGCGGGTCGAGCGGAAATTCGACGGTTCGGTCGGCAGGCTGCGGAGCACGAAGCCACGCGCCGCCGGCGTCGTGGTCTCAAGATCCTCGTCATTGGTGCCGACATTGCCGATATGCGGGAAGGTGAAGGTGATGATCTGACCGGCATAGGACGGATCGGTCAGGATCTCCTGATAGCCGGTGATCGAGGTGTTGAAGCACAGCTCGCCCTCGGCGATGCCTCGTGCGCCGACGCCCTGGCCCCAGAAAACCGTGCCGTCTGCCAGAACGAGGGCGGCCGTGGCCGCCTGGGCGGGCGAGTTCGACGCCTCTTGCATGATGCGAGCCCCCAGGATGATGCGACGCGGCCGCCCGGAATGACCCAGGGCGGCCGATGTTGAGCAAAACTCGTGGTCCATCCGGAGCAGCAGTGCCGGTTCCGCGGGGCCCGATCTGCATCATCATCCAGCCTTTGGCGGCTGATGCGTCCCGACGATCCGGGGCGGGCAGGCAGGTCACAGGCGCAGGGTTTTGACGATAATTCCTGCGGCAGCGGTATCGGCGCGTGCAAAGACGCCCGGCGTGTGGGCGCCGGATCGACCGGACGGACCATACGCAAAGCCCCGGTGTGGGTCAAGCCGCGAGCCGGCTGCATCATGGCAACCCTCCCCAGCGGTCAGCAGGCATTGAATACCAGCCCGGTGCAACGCAATATGAAAGCTTGTCGCCTGACCCGACCTGCGTTGAGTCATGCCCGTAAATGACCCGCAGTTCCGACCCCGTACCATTTCGACCCGCACCGTCGCCGCCGATGCGTGCCTT
Proteins encoded in this window:
- a CDS encoding mitochondrial fission ELM1 family protein codes for the protein MPRNPPSRHGAHPPLIRVLTDDRAGNNAQVLGVAEALDWPIEETRLAYDRLVRLPNWLRGRSTTGLTAAAATALDAGAPPDVAIAAGRRATPALRRLKQRHPMMVALQIMWPGRPTGGLDLIAVPAHDRAATRHPADPRVIVTLGAPNRVTPAKLRAAAVGWTHRVAATGLVAGAGPRIGLLVGGSTKRAPFTTDDARRLGTMVAELARRTGGSVIATNSRRTGDAVTAALDASLAPCRYWLHDVAKGGDNPYFGILGLADLIVVTGDSMSMASEAASTGRPVAIFAPGGGTSKEARLHRALYAQGAARPLNADFMAAGETMWRYTPLQDAAVVATAVRRLVARSAPR
- a CDS encoding Lrp/AsnC family transcriptional regulator, with the translated sequence MPRVKLDTIDRKILADLQSDGRITNVELARRAGISAPPCLRRVRALEEAGFVRGYRAELDPEHLGFSVTVFARVGLESQADLDLKKFEALVGSWPEVRECYMLAGETDFLLKIVSKDWDAYQRFLTTKLTAAPPVRHVRTSLTIRTSKYEPGVPIELLEAVDPSDHDDD
- a CDS encoding AbrB family transcriptional regulator; the encoded protein is MIRMLRWLLLPAASLPVTAAMFAIDLPAALLLGPMVAGIALALGGIGLKMPRIGFLAAQSVLGCMIAGSVTPDILVTFIHDWPLFLGVVISTILLSGAIGWLIARNHILPGTTGVWGSSAGAASAMVVMAEAFGADARLVAFMQYLRVLCVAFAAAMLAHFWLQTTGDGNVHPPIVWFPAIDPTAFAETLALVLAGVVAGRLIPLPAAGLLVPMLGGAVLSSAGVITLQLPEWLLASSYAVLAWSVGLGFTRGVLLHALRALPTILASIAVLIGFCAGLAWMLTAVLGIDPLTAYLATSPGGLDTVAIIAASSRGVDLSFVMALQTLRFFLVVLLGPPMARFVARRLGPDQPDVPA
- the greA gene encoding transcription elongation factor GreA is translated as MEKVPMTLEGFDRLTAELKHLKTVARPDVISAIAEARAHGDLSENAEYHAARDRQSFIEGRIGELEDKLSRSEVIDPTKLSGDRVKFGATVKVVDEETDEETSYQIVGVDEADLKIGRISVTSPMARALINKAAGETVEVATPKGRRSYEILAVRF
- the carB gene encoding carbamoyl-phosphate synthase large subunit; its protein translation is MPKRTDIKSILVIGAGPIVIGQACEFDYSGTQACKALKEEGYRIILVNSNPATIMTDPGLADATYVEPITPEIVAKVIEAERPDALLPTMGGQTALNTALALSRDGTLKKYGVELIGANEAAIEKAEDRLLFRDAMDRIGLATPRSHVVRTMQAAREAMEYVGLPAIIRPSYTLGGTGGGIAYNRQEFEEIVASGLDASPVNEVLVEESVLGWKEFEMEVVRDHADNCIIICSIENIDPMGVHTGDSITVAPALTLTDKEYQIMRDASLAVLREIGVDTGGSNVQFAIDPETGRMAVIEMNPRVSRSSALASKATGFPIAKVAAKLAVGYTLDEVQNDITGVTPASFEPTIDYVVTKIPRFAFEKFPGTARLLSTSMKAVGEVMAIGRCFEESLQKALRSMETGLTGLDEIEIAGGAGTSEVEAVRSALAVPTPDRLLVIAQALRAGLTTEEIHEASDYDPWFIERLAGLVAVEAEVREDGLPSDAAGWRRLKSLGFSDARLAKLVGLDEEIVRARRWKVSVHPVFKRVDTCAAEFEARTPYMYSTYELPAFDGTVECEAQPTDRTKIIVLGGGPNRIGQGIEFDYCCVHAAYALSEAGYETIMVNCNPETVSTDYDTSDRLYFEPLTVEDVLELVWVETRNGTLKGVIVQYGGQTPLKLAEPLEKAQVPILGTSPDAIDLAEDRRRFQKLLNDLGLKQPANDTCHSEDEALAIAQRIGFPLVARPSYVLGGRAMEIVHDMAGLSSYMRRTVREFGNKPVLLDRFLTDAIEVDVDALCDGERVVVAGIMEHIEEAGVHSGDSACTLPPYSLSDEIIAEIGRQTEAMALKLGVIGLMNVQFAVKDREIYILEVNPRASRTVPFVAKAIGHPIAKIAARVMAGEKLDAFDLTQHSRGHIAIKEAVFPFARFPGVDILLGPEMKSTGEVMGLDTDFGRSFAKAQLAAGVRLPTAGRVFVSVRDDDKAAMVEIARGLNAQGFDIVASRGTARVLTDAGIAVEIAKKAHEGRPNIIDQIKDRRIDMVFNTTAGSQAISDSYSLRRETLMNKVPYFTTVAGCRAVVLAIAAIRAGTLEVRSLQSYSA
- the carA gene encoding glutamine-hydrolyzing carbamoyl-phosphate synthase small subunit is translated as MQEASNSPAQAATAALVLADGTVFWGQGVGARGIAEGELCFNTSITGYQEILTDPSYAGQIITFTFPHIGNVGTNDEDLETTTPAARGFVLRSLPTEPSNFRSTRRLQDWTASHGLIGIAGVDTRRVTRHLRDQGPQNAVVWHGDAGTADLEALKAAAKAAPSLEGLDLAITVSCRQSYAWSETPWVLGQGFGRQDAPRFKVVAVDYGAKRNILRCLAGTGAEVVVVPATATAEDILAHNPDGIFLSNGPGDPAATGEYAVPVIRQLIETGKPTFGICLGHQLLALAVGARTEKMARGHRGANQPVKDLTTGKVEITSQNHGFRVVASSLPEGAEVTHVSLFDDTLEGFRLTDKPVFAVQYHPEASPGPKDSHYLFDRFARLIEKTKTDA